One window of the Leptotrichia sp. oral taxon 215 str. W9775 genome contains the following:
- a CDS encoding 2-isopropylmalate synthase: MKKHIKIFDTTLRDGEQTPRVNLNAQEKLRIAKQLESLGVDIIEAGFAVASPGDFEAVKMIAENVKNSTVCSLARAVKKDIETAGKALKGAAKPRIHTFIATSPIHREFKLKMTKEQIVERAREMVAYAKTFVEDVEFSSEDATRTEKEFLVEVYETAIKAGATTLNVPDTVGYRTPNEMFELITYLRKNVKGIENVDISVHCHDDLGLSVANSVAAIQAGATQIECTINGLGERAGNTSLEEIAMILKTRKDLFEEYYTNIDSKQIYPTSKLVSLLTGVTTQPNKAIVGANAFAHESGIHQHGVLANPETYEIMSPESVGRNPDSLVLGKHSGKHAFIQKLESLGFDHVGSDRVEQLFSQFKTLADKKKYVLDEDIIALVAGDAAKIEGRIKLEHFEISRQEGKKPKATVTIDLDGEKLVKEALGDGPVDAAYNAVNLAVNDTFVLEEYKLEAITGDTDAQAQVVVIIEKDGNRFIGRGQSTDVVEASIKAYINGINRLYNK; encoded by the coding sequence ATGAAAAAACATATTAAAATATTCGATACAACTCTGCGGGATGGAGAACAGACACCACGTGTGAACCTTAACGCACAGGAAAAATTGAGAATTGCAAAACAGCTTGAAAGTCTGGGAGTAGACATAATTGAAGCTGGATTTGCTGTAGCGTCACCTGGAGATTTTGAAGCGGTTAAAATGATTGCGGAAAATGTTAAAAATTCTACAGTCTGCAGTTTAGCCCGTGCAGTGAAAAAGGATATTGAAACAGCAGGAAAGGCTTTAAAGGGTGCGGCAAAACCTAGAATTCATACATTTATTGCAACTTCGCCTATTCATAGGGAATTTAAGTTGAAAATGACAAAAGAGCAGATTGTGGAAAGAGCAAGAGAAATGGTTGCTTATGCTAAGACATTTGTAGAGGATGTTGAGTTTTCTTCAGAAGATGCGACTAGAACAGAAAAAGAATTTTTGGTAGAGGTGTATGAAACAGCTATAAAAGCTGGAGCAACTACATTGAATGTACCTGATACTGTAGGTTACAGAACTCCAAATGAAATGTTTGAACTTATAACTTATTTGAGAAAAAATGTAAAAGGAATTGAAAATGTTGATATTTCTGTGCATTGTCACGATGATTTGGGACTTTCTGTAGCAAATTCAGTTGCGGCAATTCAAGCTGGGGCAACTCAAATTGAATGTACAATTAACGGACTTGGAGAAAGAGCTGGAAATACTTCGCTTGAAGAAATTGCAATGATTTTGAAAACAAGAAAAGATTTATTTGAAGAATATTACACAAATATTGATTCAAAACAAATTTATCCGACAAGTAAATTAGTAAGTCTTTTGACAGGGGTTACAACACAGCCAAATAAGGCAATCGTTGGAGCAAATGCTTTTGCACATGAGTCAGGAATCCATCAGCACGGAGTTTTAGCAAATCCTGAAACTTACGAAATTATGAGTCCTGAATCTGTAGGAAGAAATCCAGATAGCTTGGTACTTGGAAAACATTCAGGAAAACACGCTTTTATACAAAAGTTGGAATCTTTAGGATTTGATCATGTTGGAAGTGACAGGGTAGAGCAATTATTTTCACAGTTTAAAACATTAGCAGACAAGAAAAAATATGTTTTAGATGAGGATATTATTGCATTAGTTGCTGGAGATGCGGCAAAAATTGAAGGAAGAATAAAATTAGAGCACTTTGAAATTTCAAGACAGGAAGGTAAAAAACCAAAAGCTACAGTTACAATTGACTTAGATGGAGAAAAATTGGTCAAAGAAGCACTTGGAGATGGACCAGTTGATGCAGCTTACAATGCAGTAAATTTAGCAGTGAATGACACTTTTGTCTTAGAAGAATATAAATTGGAAGCAATTACAGGGGATACAGATGCACAAGCGCAAGTTGTTGTTATAATTGAAAAAGATGGGAACAGATTTATCGGTAGAGGACAAAGTACAGATGTGGTTGAGGCTAGTATTAAGGCTTATATTAATGGGATAAATAGACTTTATAATAAATAG
- the ilvN gene encoding acetolactate synthase small subunit: MNKEHEILIIAKNTNGIVARIMSLFNRRGYFVNKMTAGVTNKPGYARLTLTVDGDSKSLDQIQKQVYKIVDVVKVKVFPSEGVIRRELMLIKVKSDSETRAQIVQIADIYRGKVLDVSPTSLIIELTGDVQKLRGFVEIMRNYGILEMAKTGVTAMSRGEKM, encoded by the coding sequence ATGAATAAGGAACACGAAATTCTTATAATTGCAAAAAATACTAACGGAATAGTTGCCAGAATAATGTCATTATTTAACAGAAGAGGATATTTTGTAAATAAAATGACAGCGGGAGTTACAAATAAACCTGGATATGCAAGACTGACACTTACTGTAGACGGAGATTCAAAATCGCTTGACCAGATACAGAAACAGGTGTATAAAATAGTTGATGTAGTAAAAGTGAAAGTATTTCCTTCAGAAGGTGTAATAAGAAGGGAACTTATGCTTATAAAGGTGAAATCTGACAGTGAAACAAGGGCACAGATTGTTCAGATAGCTGATATTTATAGAGGAAAGGTACTTGACGTATCTCCAACTTCCCTAATAATAGAACTTACAGGAGATGTGCAGAAACTGAGGGGATTTGTGGAAATAATGAGAAATTATGGAATACTGGAAATGGCAAAAACAGGAGTCACTGCAATGAGCAGAGGGGAAAAAATGTAA
- a CDS encoding class I SAM-dependent methyltransferase gives MSISQHWEKEKYEKNARFVSDYGEELIEWLNPQKNEYILDLGCGDGVLTKKISEYGCKVLGLDGSQKFIEAAGKLGIDAVQGDAQNMNFENEFDAIFSNAALHWMTDYDGVLKSVSKALKKSGRFVVEMGCKGNVETIENAIFEIAEKHNLKAKKCWFFPTPEEEKELLERYGLKVKRMTSFSRPTLLPTGIKGWLQTFSAPAFVNIPKEMHEKLIDEIAEKVENELEKNENGQILADYVRLRFEAVKE, from the coding sequence ATGAGTATAAGTCAGCATTGGGAAAAAGAAAAATATGAGAAAAATGCACGCTTTGTTTCTGATTATGGTGAAGAACTGATAGAATGGCTAAATCCTCAAAAAAATGAATATATATTGGATTTGGGCTGTGGAGACGGAGTATTGACTAAAAAAATTAGTGAATACGGATGCAAAGTCTTAGGGTTGGATGGAAGTCAGAAATTTATTGAAGCAGCTGGAAAATTGGGAATAGATGCAGTACAAGGCGATGCACAGAATATGAATTTTGAAAATGAATTTGATGCAATTTTTTCCAATGCGGCATTACATTGGATGACTGATTACGATGGAGTGCTAAAAAGTGTGTCCAAAGCTTTAAAGAAAAGTGGACGCTTTGTAGTTGAAATGGGCTGCAAGGGGAATGTGGAAACAATAGAAAATGCAATTTTTGAAATTGCAGAGAAACACAATTTAAAAGCTAAAAAATGCTGGTTTTTTCCAACTCCGGAAGAAGAAAAGGAATTACTTGAAAGATATGGACTGAAAGTAAAAAGAATGACAAGTTTTTCGCGTCCAACCTTACTTCCTACTGGAATAAAAGGATGGCTACAAACCTTTTCTGCACCTGCTTTTGTGAATATTCCAAAAGAGATGCACGAGAAATTGATTGATGAAATAGCTGAAAAAGTAGAAAATGAACTTGAAAAAAATGAAAATGGACAAATACTGGCGGATTATGTCAGATTGAGATTTGAGGCTGTGAAGGAATAG
- the ilvB gene encoding biosynthetic-type acetolactate synthase large subunit, which produces MSSEMINGARVVLECLHRLGVEDIFGYPGGAVIPIYDEIYKFDKIKHYFARHEQGAAHEADGYARVSGKVGVCLATSGPGATNLVTGIMTAHMDSVPVLAITGQVGSSLLGKDAFQESDIVGITLPITKMNYLVQNIEDLPRILKEAYYIASTGRPGPVLVDIPRDVQLQKITYQDFEKLYEKEFRLEGYDPTYKGHPGQIKRAVRLIKESKKPLIIAGAGILKSKASGCLKEFAERIDAPVTMTLLGLGGFPGNHELSLGMLGMHGTVYANYATDEADLIIAAGIRFDDRITGNPDKFCPKAKILHIDIDPAEIEKNKKVDVPIVGDLKNVLTELNKELTQLKHDEWLEKVKVWKKEYPLVYRKVGDDKLIPQEVLSELDNILKGDGIVVTDVGQHQMWTAQYMTYTNPDSIVTSGGAGTMGFGLPAAIGAQVAKPDRKVVLVVGDGGFQMTFQELMMIKQYNLPVKVLLINNSFLGMVRQWQEIFNDRRYSFVNLDYNPDFIKIGEAYGIKSVTLRTKEDLKNKLKGLIESDEGVLINCIVEKEENVYPMIPAGTSVAQMVGKRGVLENE; this is translated from the coding sequence ATGAGCAGTGAAATGATTAATGGAGCCAGAGTAGTACTGGAATGTCTGCACAGACTAGGTGTAGAGGATATATTTGGATATCCGGGAGGTGCAGTAATACCTATTTATGATGAAATTTACAAATTTGACAAAATAAAACATTATTTTGCAAGACATGAGCAAGGGGCCGCCCATGAGGCTGACGGATATGCAAGGGTATCCGGGAAAGTAGGAGTATGCCTTGCCACTTCAGGGCCGGGAGCAACAAATCTTGTTACGGGAATAATGACGGCACACATGGATTCTGTTCCCGTACTTGCAATAACTGGGCAGGTAGGCAGTTCGTTATTGGGAAAAGATGCATTTCAGGAAAGTGACATAGTGGGAATAACACTACCTATTACAAAAATGAATTATCTCGTACAGAATATAGAGGACTTGCCAAGAATTCTGAAGGAAGCTTACTATATTGCTTCAACAGGTAGACCAGGACCGGTTCTCGTTGATATTCCTAGAGATGTTCAATTACAGAAAATAACATATCAGGACTTTGAAAAATTATATGAAAAAGAATTTAGACTGGAAGGGTATGATCCTACATATAAGGGGCATCCAGGCCAGATAAAAAGGGCTGTAAGGTTAATAAAGGAATCTAAAAAGCCTTTAATTATAGCAGGAGCAGGAATTTTAAAATCAAAGGCATCAGGATGCCTGAAGGAATTTGCTGAAAGGATAGATGCTCCTGTAACAATGACATTACTTGGACTTGGAGGATTTCCAGGAAATCATGAACTGTCATTAGGAATGCTTGGAATGCATGGAACAGTTTATGCAAACTATGCAACAGATGAAGCAGATCTTATAATTGCGGCAGGAATAAGATTTGATGACAGGATTACAGGAAATCCTGATAAATTCTGTCCAAAAGCAAAAATATTACATATAGACATTGATCCTGCTGAAATAGAAAAAAATAAAAAGGTAGATGTGCCAATAGTAGGAGATCTGAAAAATGTTTTAACTGAACTGAATAAGGAACTGACACAGTTAAAACATGATGAATGGCTGGAAAAAGTTAAAGTCTGGAAAAAGGAATATCCTCTTGTTTATAGAAAAGTGGGAGATGACAAACTTATTCCTCAGGAAGTTCTTTCAGAACTGGATAATATCCTTAAGGGAGACGGAATAGTTGTAACAGATGTTGGACAGCATCAGATGTGGACAGCACAGTACATGACTTATACAAACCCTGATTCGATTGTGACATCAGGAGGAGCTGGAACTATGGGATTTGGACTTCCTGCGGCAATAGGTGCCCAGGTGGCAAAGCCTGATAGAAAAGTAGTGCTTGTTGTGGGTGATGGAGGATTCCAGATGACATTCCAGGAACTTATGATGATAAAACAGTATAATCTTCCGGTAAAAGTACTGCTTATAAATAACTCATTCCTTGGAATGGTAAGACAGTGGCAGGAAATATTCAATGACAGGAGATATTCATTTGTTAATCTTGACTATAATCCTGATTTTATAAAAATTGGTGAAGCATACGGAATTAAGTCGGTAACATTGAGAACAAAGGAAGACTTGAAAAATAAACTTAAAGGGCTTATAGAGAGTGATGAGGGAGTATTGATAAACTGCATAGTTGAAAAGGAAGAAAATGTATATCCGATGATACCGGCAGGAACAAGTGTAGCTCAGATGGTAGGTAAGAGAGGGGTGCTTGAAAATGAATAA
- a CDS encoding aspartate/glutamate racemase family protein, with the protein MKTIGLIGGMSWESTATYYKIINETVKEKLGGLHSAKCILYSVDFQEIEECQANGNWEKSGEILGEAAYNLEKAGADFIVICTNTMHKVVNQIKEKISIPILHIAEMTAEKILEKGLKNIALLGTKYTMEQDFYKSKLIEKGINVIIPDKNDIETINEVIYDELCLGTINFNSKKKFLEIVDKLRSKGAEGIILGCTEIGLLIKNEDTDVPLFDTAIIHAEQAAMYSIK; encoded by the coding sequence TTGAAAACAATAGGGCTAATAGGAGGAATGAGCTGGGAAAGTACAGCAACTTATTATAAAATAATAAATGAAACTGTGAAAGAAAAACTTGGTGGACTTCATTCGGCTAAATGTATATTATATAGTGTGGATTTCCAGGAAATAGAAGAATGTCAGGCAAATGGCAACTGGGAAAAAAGTGGAGAAATCTTGGGAGAAGCTGCATATAATTTGGAAAAAGCGGGAGCAGATTTCATAGTTATCTGCACAAATACAATGCACAAGGTTGTTAACCAAATTAAAGAAAAAATCTCCATTCCAATATTGCATATTGCTGAAATGACAGCAGAGAAAATATTAGAAAAAGGATTAAAAAATATAGCATTGCTTGGAACAAAATATACGATGGAACAGGATTTTTACAAATCAAAACTTATTGAAAAGGGTATAAATGTTATAATTCCTGATAAGAATGACATAGAAACTATAAATGAAGTAATATATGACGAACTTTGTCTTGGAACCATAAATTTTAATTCAAAAAAAAAATTTTTAGAAATTGTTGATAAGCTAAGAAGTAAAGGAGCAGAAGGTATAATATTAGGATGTACTGAAATAGGGCTTCTTATAAAAAATGAAGATACTGATGTTCCATTATTTGATACAGCGATTATTCATGCAGAGCAGGCGGCAATGTATTCTATAAAATAA